The stretch of DNA TGCGACCATGAGTTTCAGCGGTGCCGGCATGCTTAGCCCTCCTGTAAACCGGTGTAGGGAGTTTTGCGGGCCCCGGCGGTCAATCCACTGACGCCCAAGCCCCCGTCACGGCGACGCTCGAGCAATTCCCCAGCTCTCCACTGACGGACACTTCCCTGTCACTGTACCGAGAACGGGGCTCCGGTTGGCGGTTGTCCCCAATCGCCAGCGGCTTCGGGTTCACCGCTGGTAATCTGGCCGCATACCCTGATGATCACACAAAAATCAACGCAAGCGACATACAGTGCCTCCTGCCAGAGGAGCACGGTTTCCCAAGCCAGGAGGCCCCATGGAAAACATCATCCACACTGCCTTCGGCGAGATCGCCGTGCTGCTGGTGCTGGCTGCAGGTGTCGGGCTGTTGGGTACCACACTGCGCCAGCCGCTGGTCGTCAGTTTCATCGCTGTCGGGCTGCTTGCTGGCCCCTCGGGCCTGGACGTGGTGCGCTCCAACGACCAGATCGGCCTGCTCGCGGAACTCGGTATCGCGGTGCTGTTGTTTCTGGTCGGGATCAAGCTCGATGTGAAGCTGATCCGCTCTCTGGGGCCGGTGGCGCTCCTGACCGGGCTGGGTCAGGTAGCCTTCACCTCGTTCTTTGGTTATCTGATCGGGCTCGGCCTCGGCCTGACGCCGGTCACCAGCCTGTATGTGGCGGTAGCGCTGACCTTTTCCTCGACGATCATCGTCGTCAAGCTGCTCTCGGACAAACGCGAGATCGACGCGCTGCACGGCCAGATCGCGCTCGGCTTCCTGATCGTGCAGGACCTAGTGGTGGTGCTGGCGATGATCGTGCTGTCCGCGATCGGCATCGGCACCGCCGAAGGCCACGGCGGCGGCGACATGCTCAGCGTGCTGGCCTCGGGCCTGGGGCTGGTGGCGTTGGTGATGCTGTTCGTGCGCCATGTCGCCACGCCGCTGACCGAGCGGCTGGCGCGGACGCCGGAGCTGCTGGTGATCTTTGCCGTGGCCCAGGCGGCCCTGTTCGCAGCGATCGGCGACTTCGTCGGCCTCGGCAAAGAGGTCGGTGGCCTGCTGGCGGGCATCTCACTGGCCTCCACGCCCTATCGCGAGACCATCGCGGCGCGCCTGGCGCCGCTGCGCGACTTCCTGCTGCTATTCTTCTTCATCGCCCTGGGGGCGACCCTCGATCTGTCCCTGCTCGGCGCCAACCTGCCTGCCGCGGTTGTCCTTTCGCTATTCGTGCTGATCGGCAATCCGCTGATCGTACTGGCCATCATGGGCGCCATGGGCTACCGAAAGCGCACGGGCTTTCTGGCCGGCCTCACCGTGGCGCAGATCAGCGAGTTCTCCTTGATCTTCATCGCCATGGGCGTCGCCCTTGGCCACGTCGAGCAGGAAGCGCTGGGCTTGGTGACCCTGGTCGGGCTGGTGACCATCGCTCTGTCCACTTACATGATCACCTACTCACACCAACTCTATGCTTGGTGCGAGCCGCTGCTCGACATCTTCGAACGTCGCAACACCCCGCGGGAAAGCAGCCAGGACGAGGTTCTGACCGGTGACCACCCGGCAGTGATCATCTTCGGGCTGGGACGCTTCGGAACCGCGATCGCCGTGCGCCTGCATCGGCGCGGGCTGCGGGTGCTGGGCGTGGATTTCAACCCGCAGGCAGTGCATCGCAGCCGGAAGCTCGGCATCGACACCCGTTATGGCGACGCCACCGATCCCGGGTTCATCGCCGATCTACCACTGGCCGGTACGCGCTGGCTGGTGTCCACTACACCCAGCCACGCCACCGGCGTCACCCACGACGACACGCGCGCCACGCTGATCCAGCTGGCGCGCGGTGCCGGCTTCGGCGGTCGCATCGCGGTCGCCTCCCACAATGGTGAGGATACCGAAGCCCTGCAGGCGCTGGGCGCCGATCTGGTGGTCGAGCCCTTCCATGACGCCGCCGACCGCGCAGTCGAGCTGCTGGGCGGTGCCGATCTGGAGGAACGTATCGATATTCCGGCGATCGAAACCGAGCAGCGGCCGACCCCTTAGCGGGACTCGACTCCGAATCGACCCGCAGCGCGAACACCGTGGCCCCGACGGCCTGCCGGAGGCGCCGCGGCACCATCTCCTGCTGCGCTTCTGGCGCACCGACACAAGGTGCCGATCTATGTGCTGCTGCTCGCGGTGGAGGTCACCGCGCTGCTCCCGAGCCGGGTGAACATCCAGATGATCCTCGCCATGGTAACCGCCAACACCATCATTAGAGGGCCGGGCCGAACAGGCCGTGGCGGCGATCCGCGACATACGGGCCGCGCGGGATGATCCTGCGCCATGGCGACAAGCCGCGCACCGACACCGCATCACTGGTGCCGGCGACCCCGTGCCCGGGCAGGCCGGTGATCAGGTATCCACCAATGCGCAGCTGCAGGAAACGCGCGTACTCAAGGCCAAGGAAGCCGTCTCACTGGCGAACCGGTCTGGGTGATGCGCTTTTGCATCAACCTGATGACCCGATTCGGACGGTCTGGAGCAACGGATCGTCTTACCGTACACAGAGAGAGCGAGAAAGCGGATGTATTTCCGGTTGGCTGAAGCACGTCATCTCGTGTCAATAGGTGTGAGCGGCGTGCCGATCGCGCTACCATCGGCCCTCGGCCCTGCGTCCTGCGCGGCGGCCGGTATCCATCCACTGTCACCATGAGGAGCAGACGGGGCCAGCCCGCAACGGATGAGCATGCTGACTTACAGCTTACGGCGCTTTCTCGGCGCCTGGCCGACGCTTCTGGTCCTGGTGACGCTGTCGTTTTTTCTGGTGCGTGCCGCGCCCGGCGGACCTTTCGACGCGGAAAAGAACCTGCCGCCCGAGATCGAGGCCAACCTGGCCGCTAAGTATCATCTCGACGAACCACTGTGGCAGCAGTACTTGCGCTATCTCGGTGATCTGGCCCGCGGCGATCTGGGACCGTCGTTCAAGTACGCCGACTACACGGTGAACGAGCTGATCGCCCAGGGCTTTCCGGTGTCGTTGCGCCTTGGGCTCGCCGCCATGGCCGTGGCCCTGCTCATCGGCCTGCCGGCGGGCATGCTCGCCGCCCTGCGCCAGAATCGTCCGCTCGATCACGTGACCATGGCGGCCGCCATGACCGGTATCTCGGTGCCGGGTTTCGTGGTCGCGCCGCTGTTGATCCTGGTGTTCGCGGTGCATCTCGGCTGGCTGCCGGCCGGCGGGCTGAGCGGCGGCCTGAGCGCCTGGATCCTGCCGGTGACCGCGCTATCGCTACCGCTACTGGCCTACATCGCACGGTTGACGCGCGCCAGTCTGATCGAAGTCTGGCGCAGTCCCTTCATCCGCACGGCGCGCGCCAAGGGCTTGCCGCTGCGGGTGATCCTGGTTCGCCATGCGCTGAAACCGACGCTGCTACCCGTGGTCTCCTTCCTCGGCCCGGCACTGGCTGGTGTCATCACCGGTTCGGTGGTCATCGAGGCAATCTTCGGCATCCCCGGCCTGGGGCGCTACTTCGTGCAGGGCGCACTTAACCGCGACTACACGCTGGTCATGGGCGTGGTGGTGTTCTACGGCGCGCTCATCATCGTCTTCAACTTTCTGGTGGACCTGCTCTACGCCCTGCTGGATCCGCGTGTGAGGTACACCGCATGACCCCGGCGGCCCCGAACGCCGCCACGCCTCAACCCATGGGCCGAGGGCTATGGAGCGATGCCCTGCGCCGACTGCGGCGCAATCGCCCCGCGATGACCAGTCTGTTGCTGCTGGGTCTGCTGGTACTGGCGGTCACACTGGGTCCCGTACTCAGCCCCAACGCCTTCGACCGCAGCGACTGGGATGCCATTCTGTTGCCGCCCACGCTCGCCGGCGGCCATTGGTTCGGCACCGATTTCCTCGGCCGCGATCTGCTCGTGCGCACGCTGCACGGCGGGCGCATTTCGCTGCTGGTCGGCCTATCGGCGACGCTGGTCAGCCTGGCGATCGGCGTCGTCTGGGGTGCAACCGCGGGCTATGTCGGCGGCCGGGTCGACGCCTTCATGATGCGCGTGGTGGACATTCTCTACGCCCTGCCGTTCATGTTCTTCGTGATCCTGCTCATGGTCTTCTTCGGGCGCAACATCTTCCTGATCTTCATCGCCATCGGTGCGGTGAACTGGCTGGACATGGCGCGTATCGTACGCGGTCAGACGCTGTCCCTGCGCGAACGCGAGTTCGTGCTTGCTGCCCAGGCCTACGGCGCACCCGGCTGGCGCATCATTGCCAAGCACATCGTCCCCAACCTGCTCGGCGTCGTGGTGGTCTACGTCACGCTCACCATCCCGCAGGTGATTCTGGTCGAATCCTTTCTGAGCTTTCTCGGGCTGGGCGTGCAGGAACCCTTCACCAGCTGGGGTGCGCTGGTCAACGACGGCGCCCAGCAGATGGAAGCCGGCCCCTGGTTGCTGATCTTCCCGGGGCTTTTCCTGGCGGTGACGCTGTTCTGTTTCAACTTCCTCGGCGACGGCCTGCGCGATGCGCTGGACCCCAAGGACCGCTGACGATGAGCCGGCTGTACGCGTTACGCCCGGGGCACGAACGATGAGCGCGATTTCGGCGGCCCACGCCGCGCCGCTGCTCACAGTGCGTGATCTCGGCGTGCATTTCACGACCGACAGCGGCCCGGTGGTGGCGGTGCGCGAAGTGAGCTTCACCCTGCACCGGGGTGAGGCGCTGGCACTGGTCGGCGAATCGGGTTCCGGCAAGACGCAGAGCGCCATGGCGCTGCTCGGCCTGCTGGCGGACAACGGCCGTGCCACGGGCGTGGCGACCCTCGACGGCGCGCCGCTGCTCGGCCAGCCGGAGCGCCAGATGGGCCGGATCCGGGGCGTGCGCATCGGCGTGGTGTTCCAGGACCCGATGACGGCACTCAACCCCTACCTCAGCATCGAGCGCCAGATGACCGAAACGCTCGTGCTGCACCGCGGCCAGTCACGCCGGGAGGCGCGCGCCGAGGCGTTGCGCATGCTCGAGGCGGTGCGCATCACCGATGCCCGGCGACGGCTCGATCAGTATCCGCACGAACTTTCCGGCGGCATGCGCCAGCGGGTGATGATCGCCATGGCGCTCCTGCCCCAGCCCGAGGTGCTGATCCTTGACGAGCCCACCACGGCGCTCGACGTCACCGTCCAGGCCCAGATCCTGGATCTGCTCGCGGCGCTGCGGCGTGAGCTGGGGACGGCCATGCTGCTCATCACCCATGATCTGGGCGTGGTTGCCGCCGTCTGCGACCGCATGCTAGTCATGTATGCGGGCGAAGGCGTCGAACAGGGGCCGGTGGCCGAGCTGCTCGCCCATCCGCGCCACCCCTACACGGAGGGTCTGCTCGAATCCCTGCCGGCGCGGCAGCACAGTGCGCGTCGCCTGGCGACGCTGGCCGGTCATCCCCCCGATCCGCGCACCCGGCCGCCCGGATGTGCCTTTGCACCGCGTTGCCGCCACGCCATGGCGGTGTGCACGACCCACCATCCGGGGTGGGCCGAGGAATCCGCCACGCGCGGCCGGCGCTGCCACTGGCAGCCCCCGGCGGCGCCATCCGCCTTGGACCCCATGCCATGAGCGGGAGGCTGCTGATCGACGCGCAGGATCTTGCAGTCCACTATCCGGTCGGCAGCGGCCTGTTGCGCCGCCCGCGTGCCCTGCAGGCCGTGGAAGCGGTCAGCCTCACACTCGCCGCTGGCGAGACCCTGGGCATCGTCGGGGAATCGGGCTGCGGCAAATCCACCCTCGGCCGCGCGCTGCTGGGTCTCACACCCATCACCCGCGGCCGGGTGATGCTCGAGGGCGTGGATCTGACCGCGCTTTCGCCGCGGGCGCTGCGTGCTCACCGCCGCCACGCCCAGATGGTGTTCCAGGACCCCCTGGCCAGTCTCGACCCGCGCATGACCGTGGGCCAGATCCTGGCCGAGCCGATGCGCGTGCACGAGCCGGCCATGACCACGCTGGCGGTGCGGGCTCGCGCCCTGTCGCTGTTGGAACGCGTCGGTCTCGGCACGGCTGCACTGGATGGCTATCCGCACGAGTTTTCGGGCGGGCAATGCCAGCGCATCGGCATCGCCCGCGCGCTGATGCTGCGCCCACGGCTCTTGGTATGCGACGAGCCGGTCTCGGCGCTGGATGTTTCCATTCAAGGCCAGATCGTCAACCTGCTGCAGGATCTGCAGGCCGAGCAGGGGCTGGGGCTCGTCTTCATCGCCCACGATCTGGCCGTGGTGCGCCACATCAGCCACCGCATCCAGGTCATGTACCTGGGTCGGACCGTCGAAGCCGGGCCCACCGCGGCGATCTTTGCCGCGCCCCGGCATCCCTACACCCGCGGCCTGCTGGACGCCGTGCCCGAACCGCGGCCCGGCGCCCCGCTGCGCGTGCCGGTCGCCGGCGATTTGCCCTCGCCGCTCGATCCGCCGCCGGGCTGCGCCTTTCATCCGCGCTGCCCACGCGCCCAGGAGCGGTGCCGCCTTGAGGCGCCGACGCTGCGGCCGCTCGGCGCCGATCGCACCGTGCGCTGCCATTTTCCACTGGACGATCAGGACCCAGCCTGATCGGTTCGCCCTGTTGCGGCCGACCGACTGCCGTCAGGTTATGGCCAAACCTTCAAACCCGCCCTGTTGTCTTCACCAGACGCGCTTCCCGTCACGCAATCACTCGCGAACGCAAGCGACCGATGACCGGAGGAGTAGCGCTGCACCTTACGGGGAGCGTCGCGACGCCGATGCACGTGTCCGGATCGAATCCGCAAACCACCCGGCGTGCAGCTCCGAGGAAACTCAAGGGAGCCGAATGGACCTGGGTGAGCGGCTTCCTCGGCCCGGGAAATCGCGCAACAACCATCGGAGATGTCGACGCCTTGACTGGCGCCGTGTCATTGCAGGCTCTGCACCGCGCCGGTTCTCAACAACTGCTTGAGCGCGTCCAGAGATGGGTCGGGGGCATCGGGCATCGGATTGCGCCGATGGACGGTGATGGAGCGCTGCAGCGCAGACAGCTCAGCCACATGCGTGTGGAGTTCGTCGGTACTCGGCTCGTCGTTCGAGGCAAACAGCAAACTGGAGCGATTCACGATTCCCGTTGCCACGGCATGATCGACACGCCGCTCACAACGACAGGGGGCGGCCTCCTCGACCAAGCCGCAATGCGTCCTCATGAATTCAACAATGCGTTGCCGTGCCCGCGATCGCCGCTTGCGAAACGCCGCATCGGGCAGATCCATGACATAGGCCGCTTCCTGACTGGATAGTTGCAGGATATCGCCCAGCACGAAAGCGGCGCGGTGCTCGCGGTCGAGACAGATCAGCATGGCGTGCGTACAGCCGATTCTGACCTCATGGATCAGACGCGCATACTCAGGATCTGAGGTCGAAGCCGGTGATTCGGCGAGATCCTGGGCGAGATCGGCGCCGAATTGTTCGAAGGAAAGATGCTCGGCTTCCACACGTCCGGCTTTTTGATTCAGCAGGTGGTTGACGGCGACGCGAAAGGCCCATGTCCTGAACGCGCTGCGGCCTTCGAAGCTGGAGAGACGCGTGACGATCTTCAGCAGAATCTCCTGGCACGCGTCTGCAGCATCATGAGGACACCAGAGCATGCGCAACGCAAGATTGTAGATTTCCTTCTGGATGGTACCCAGGATGGCTTCCAAGGCTTTGCCATCGCCATTTCGGGCAGCGGCGACCAGCACTTCCAGCGTTTGAGTCGTCATCACGTCTCTCCAGATCGGCTTAACCGACGAGTTCCCGGAAGATGGCGCGCAGTGCGCGCATTTCTTCACGAAGCCCCCACCGTTGGGAGTCGAAAATCTCATCAGACATATCGGCGGTCCGGAAGAATGTGAAGGTGAATTCACAACCCGGACCATTGGGCATCAAGCGTGTGTAGGCGATGTCTTCCACGCCGGGATCCAGCCTGGAAATGATGTCGATGGTTCCGCTGGCCGCATCGCATGCGTAGCGAATGATCAAGGGACCGGCGACCGTCTGCGCCAACCACTCCGATCCTTGTTTTTCGATGTCCTGGCAGAATACATGAGCCCACCGGGGAAGATTCTCGGGATTGGACAGAAAGGGATAGGCAACCGAAAACGGCGCTTCCAACGTGACTG from Candidatus Macondimonas diazotrophica encodes:
- a CDS encoding cation:proton antiporter, whose product is MENIIHTAFGEIAVLLVLAAGVGLLGTTLRQPLVVSFIAVGLLAGPSGLDVVRSNDQIGLLAELGIAVLLFLVGIKLDVKLIRSLGPVALLTGLGQVAFTSFFGYLIGLGLGLTPVTSLYVAVALTFSSTIIVVKLLSDKREIDALHGQIALGFLIVQDLVVVLAMIVLSAIGIGTAEGHGGGDMLSVLASGLGLVALVMLFVRHVATPLTERLARTPELLVIFAVAQAALFAAIGDFVGLGKEVGGLLAGISLASTPYRETIAARLAPLRDFLLLFFFIALGATLDLSLLGANLPAAVVLSLFVLIGNPLIVLAIMGAMGYRKRTGFLAGLTVAQISEFSLIFIAMGVALGHVEQEALGLVTLVGLVTIALSTYMITYSHQLYAWCEPLLDIFERRNTPRESSQDEVLTGDHPAVIIFGLGRFGTAIAVRLHRRGLRVLGVDFNPQAVHRSRKLGIDTRYGDATDPGFIADLPLAGTRWLVSTTPSHATGVTHDDTRATLIQLARGAGFGGRIAVASHNGEDTEALQALGADLVVEPFHDAADRAVELLGGADLEERIDIPAIETEQRPTP
- the oppB gene encoding oligopeptide ABC transporter permease OppB, coding for MLTYSLRRFLGAWPTLLVLVTLSFFLVRAAPGGPFDAEKNLPPEIEANLAAKYHLDEPLWQQYLRYLGDLARGDLGPSFKYADYTVNELIAQGFPVSLRLGLAAMAVALLIGLPAGMLAALRQNRPLDHVTMAAAMTGISVPGFVVAPLLILVFAVHLGWLPAGGLSGGLSAWILPVTALSLPLLAYIARLTRASLIEVWRSPFIRTARAKGLPLRVILVRHALKPTLLPVVSFLGPALAGVITGSVVIEAIFGIPGLGRYFVQGALNRDYTLVMGVVVFYGALIIVFNFLVDLLYALLDPRVRYTA
- a CDS encoding ABC transporter permease subunit; protein product: MTPAAPNAATPQPMGRGLWSDALRRLRRNRPAMTSLLLLGLLVLAVTLGPVLSPNAFDRSDWDAILLPPTLAGGHWFGTDFLGRDLLVRTLHGGRISLLVGLSATLVSLAIGVVWGATAGYVGGRVDAFMMRVVDILYALPFMFFVILLMVFFGRNIFLIFIAIGAVNWLDMARIVRGQTLSLREREFVLAAQAYGAPGWRIIAKHIVPNLLGVVVVYVTLTIPQVILVESFLSFLGLGVQEPFTSWGALVNDGAQQMEAGPWLLIFPGLFLAVTLFCFNFLGDGLRDALDPKDR
- a CDS encoding ABC transporter ATP-binding protein, which produces MSAISAAHAAPLLTVRDLGVHFTTDSGPVVAVREVSFTLHRGEALALVGESGSGKTQSAMALLGLLADNGRATGVATLDGAPLLGQPERQMGRIRGVRIGVVFQDPMTALNPYLSIERQMTETLVLHRGQSRREARAEALRMLEAVRITDARRRLDQYPHELSGGMRQRVMIAMALLPQPEVLILDEPTTALDVTVQAQILDLLAALRRELGTAMLLITHDLGVVAAVCDRMLVMYAGEGVEQGPVAELLAHPRHPYTEGLLESLPARQHSARRLATLAGHPPDPRTRPPGCAFAPRCRHAMAVCTTHHPGWAEESATRGRRCHWQPPAAPSALDPMP
- a CDS encoding ABC transporter ATP-binding protein; its protein translation is MSGRLLIDAQDLAVHYPVGSGLLRRPRALQAVEAVSLTLAAGETLGIVGESGCGKSTLGRALLGLTPITRGRVMLEGVDLTALSPRALRAHRRHAQMVFQDPLASLDPRMTVGQILAEPMRVHEPAMTTLAVRARALSLLERVGLGTAALDGYPHEFSGGQCQRIGIARALMLRPRLLVCDEPVSALDVSIQGQIVNLLQDLQAEQGLGLVFIAHDLAVVRHISHRIQVMYLGRTVEAGPTAAIFAAPRHPYTRGLLDAVPEPRPGAPLRVPVAGDLPSPLDPPPGCAFHPRCPRAQERCRLEAPTLRPLGADRTVRCHFPLDDQDPA
- a CDS encoding RNA polymerase sigma factor; its protein translation is MTTQTLEVLVAAARNGDGKALEAILGTIQKEIYNLALRMLWCPHDAADACQEILLKIVTRLSSFEGRSAFRTWAFRVAVNHLLNQKAGRVEAEHLSFEQFGADLAQDLAESPASTSDPEYARLIHEVRIGCTHAMLICLDREHRAAFVLGDILQLSSQEAAYVMDLPDAAFRKRRSRARQRIVEFMRTHCGLVEEAAPCRCERRVDHAVATGIVNRSSLLFASNDEPSTDELHTHVAELSALQRSITVHRRNPMPDAPDPSLDALKQLLRTGAVQSLQ